From one Conexibacter woesei Iso977N genomic stretch:
- the atpH gene encoding ATP synthase F1 subunit delta: MEEIAQVYARSLFEVAKEQSKLDVIKEQLGQFADALDGNRELSIYFFSPYFSTTEKKDGLGKLLEGADEVIGNFLALLIENHRMPVVFRVRREYDVLWEQENKRLPVTVTSAVALDEATVKSIGDAIGKQTGQQIELTANVDPDVLGGLIVRVGNSILDASIRNRLENLRRSVAQA, from the coding sequence ATGGAGGAGATCGCCCAGGTCTACGCGCGGTCGCTGTTCGAGGTCGCCAAGGAGCAGAGCAAGCTCGACGTCATCAAGGAGCAGCTCGGCCAGTTCGCCGATGCCCTCGACGGCAACCGCGAGCTGTCGATCTACTTCTTCAGCCCCTACTTCTCCACCACGGAGAAGAAGGACGGCCTGGGCAAGCTCCTGGAAGGTGCCGATGAGGTCATCGGCAACTTCCTGGCGCTCCTGATCGAGAACCACCGCATGCCCGTCGTCTTCCGCGTGCGTCGTGAGTACGACGTGCTGTGGGAGCAGGAGAACAAGCGCCTCCCGGTCACCGTCACCTCCGCGGTGGCGTTGGACGAGGCGACGGTGAAGTCGATCGGCGACGCCATCGGCAAGCAGACCGGTCAGCAGATCGAGCTGACCGCCAACGTCGATCCCGACGTGCTGGGCGGGCTGATCGTCCGCGTCGGCAACTCCATCCTGGACGCCTCCATCCGCAACCGCCTCGAGAACCTGCGCCGCAGCGTCGCGCAGGCCTAG
- the atpA gene encoding F0F1 ATP synthase subunit alpha: MQIKPDEITSILKSRIEGLDQGQAELTEVGTVLSVADGIARIHGLENCMSFETLDLPHGVTGLALNLESDNVGAVLFGPWEKIVEGDTVKRTGRLLDIPVGDGMLGRIVSPLGIPLDGKGDIEIAERRPAEFKAPGVVQRQPVTQPMQTGLKAVDSMIPIGRGQRELIIGDRQSGKTAIAIDTIINNKDSDLVFVYVAIGQRMATVVGIAETLAEHGALEKTIIVAAAADEAAPIKFLAPYAGAAMAEYFLYKGGHAVVTYDDLTKHAFAYRQMSLLLRRPPGREAYPGDVFYLHSRLLERAVKLSDDLGGGSMTALPIIETQAGDVSAYIPTNVISITDGQIFLEPKLFNSGVRPAINVGISVSRVGGNAQISPMKKVAGRLKIELSQYRDLEAFAQFGSDLDPDTQRTLARGARLVRTLNQNEREPLPVGIQVAQVYAATNGFVDRIDVDRIGEFLDGLTQRAKAENQDLLDKIAGGDWSDETQAALKDLISTYADDFGYDLDEEGQPISEGESDRVKTRESKSDDEATEAEPAGAAA, from the coding sequence ATGCAGATCAAGCCCGACGAGATCACCTCCATCCTGAAGTCCCGCATCGAGGGCCTCGACCAGGGGCAAGCCGAGCTGACCGAGGTCGGCACCGTCCTGTCGGTCGCGGACGGCATCGCCCGCATCCACGGGCTCGAGAACTGCATGTCGTTCGAGACGCTCGACCTCCCGCACGGCGTCACCGGCCTCGCGCTCAACCTCGAGTCCGACAACGTCGGCGCCGTGCTGTTCGGCCCGTGGGAGAAGATCGTCGAGGGCGACACGGTCAAGCGCACCGGCCGCCTGCTCGACATCCCGGTCGGCGACGGCATGCTCGGCCGCATCGTCTCCCCGCTCGGCATCCCGCTGGACGGCAAGGGCGACATCGAGATCGCCGAGCGCCGCCCGGCCGAGTTCAAGGCCCCGGGCGTCGTCCAGCGCCAGCCGGTCACGCAGCCGATGCAGACCGGCCTGAAGGCCGTCGACTCGATGATCCCGATCGGCCGTGGCCAGCGTGAGCTGATCATCGGCGACCGCCAGTCCGGCAAGACGGCGATCGCGATCGACACGATCATCAACAACAAGGACTCGGACCTCGTCTTCGTCTACGTCGCGATCGGCCAGCGCATGGCGACCGTCGTCGGCATCGCCGAGACGCTCGCCGAGCACGGCGCGCTCGAGAAGACGATCATCGTCGCCGCGGCCGCCGACGAGGCCGCGCCGATCAAGTTCCTGGCGCCGTACGCCGGCGCCGCGATGGCCGAGTACTTCCTGTACAAGGGCGGCCACGCCGTCGTCACGTACGACGACCTCACCAAGCACGCGTTCGCCTACCGCCAGATGTCGCTGCTGCTGCGCCGTCCGCCGGGCCGCGAGGCGTACCCGGGCGACGTCTTCTACCTGCACTCCCGCCTGCTGGAGCGCGCGGTGAAGCTGAGCGACGACCTCGGCGGCGGCTCGATGACCGCGCTGCCGATCATCGAGACGCAGGCCGGCGACGTGTCGGCCTACATCCCGACGAACGTCATCTCGATCACCGACGGCCAGATCTTCCTGGAGCCGAAGCTGTTCAACTCGGGCGTGCGCCCGGCCATCAACGTCGGCATCTCGGTGTCGCGCGTCGGCGGCAACGCGCAGATCAGCCCGATGAAGAAGGTCGCCGGCCGCCTGAAGATCGAGCTGTCGCAGTACCGCGACCTCGAGGCGTTCGCGCAGTTCGGCTCCGACCTCGACCCCGACACGCAGCGCACGCTCGCTCGCGGCGCGCGCCTCGTGCGCACGCTGAACCAGAACGAGCGCGAGCCGCTGCCGGTCGGCATCCAGGTCGCGCAGGTCTACGCCGCCACCAACGGCTTCGTGGACCGCATCGACGTCGATCGCATCGGCGAGTTCCTGGACGGCCTGACGCAGCGCGCCAAGGCCGAGAACCAGGACCTGCTCGACAAGATCGCCGGCGGCGACTGGAGCGACGAGACGCAGGCCGCGCTGAAGGACCTGATCTCGACCTACGCCGACGACTTCGGCTACGACCTCGACGAAGAGGGCCAGCCGATCTCCGAGGGCGAGAGCGATCGCGTCAAGACCCGCGAGTCCAAGTCGGACGACGAGGCCACCGAGGCCGAGCCGGCCGGGGCAGCCGCCTAA
- the atpG gene encoding ATP synthase F1 subunit gamma, with the protein MSQRDVKNRIASVQNIRKITRAMEMVAAARLRRAEQRIEHLRPYAGAIRRMTRQAAEAAGGEIGSLPILKEHEREERVALLLVTADRGLAGAFNSQIIRAGIRAAAEYEDQGKEVVFSATGRRGVSSLTFRGRDPEGAFTGFTDRPAYANAREVAESLMAAYIDGKVDRVEIFYNGYVSPLVQEVRRETLLPLQQATILEGNERDTEGSEGETGHHALVEYEPDPAVILERLVPDYVEISIFRALLESTASEHGARMTAMRSASENAGDVIEDLTLEMNRARQAEITQEIMEVVGGAEALT; encoded by the coding sequence ATGTCGCAGCGCGACGTCAAGAACCGGATCGCCTCGGTCCAGAACATCCGCAAGATCACGCGGGCGATGGAGATGGTCGCCGCCGCCCGCCTGCGTCGTGCGGAGCAGCGCATCGAGCACCTGCGCCCGTACGCCGGGGCCATCCGCCGCATGACGCGGCAGGCGGCCGAGGCCGCGGGCGGGGAGATCGGCTCGCTGCCGATCCTCAAGGAGCACGAGCGCGAAGAGCGCGTCGCGCTGCTGCTGGTGACCGCCGACCGTGGTCTCGCGGGTGCGTTCAACTCGCAGATCATCCGCGCGGGAATCCGTGCCGCGGCCGAGTACGAGGACCAGGGCAAGGAGGTCGTCTTCTCGGCCACCGGTCGCCGCGGCGTCTCGTCGTTGACCTTCCGCGGCCGTGATCCCGAGGGCGCGTTCACCGGCTTCACCGACCGCCCGGCCTACGCCAACGCGCGTGAGGTCGCCGAGTCGCTGATGGCGGCCTACATCGACGGCAAGGTCGACCGCGTCGAGATCTTCTACAACGGCTACGTGTCGCCGCTGGTGCAGGAGGTGCGTCGCGAGACGCTGCTGCCGCTGCAGCAGGCCACGATCCTCGAGGGCAACGAGCGTGACACCGAGGGCTCGGAGGGCGAGACCGGCCACCACGCGCTGGTCGAGTACGAGCCCGATCCCGCGGTGATCCTCGAGCGGTTGGTCCCGGACTACGTGGAGATCTCGATCTTCCGCGCGCTCCTGGAGTCGACCGCCTCGGAGCACGGCGCGCGCATGACCGCGATGCGGAGCGCCTCCGAGAACGCCGGGGACGTCATCGAGGACCTGACGCTCGAGATGAACCGCGCCCGGCAGGCCGAGATCACGCAGGAGATCATGGAAGTCGTCGGCGGCGCCGAGGCGCTGACGTAA
- the atpD gene encoding F0F1 ATP synthase subunit beta — protein sequence MEASTTERPTGAETGAKNVGRIEEIQGVVIEAVFPDKLPNIYNAIRVKLPEAAKAEEGVSGEAGAEWLVCEVQQHLGDDRVRAVAMDTTDGLARGLEIEDTGGPIAVPVGEETLGRIFNVLGDVIDQKEEVRTKERWGIHRPAPTVEDLTPTTEMFETGIKVIDLLAPYAKGGKVGLFGGAGVGKTVLIQELIHNLASEHGGLSAFCGVGERSREGNDLWLEMTESGVIDKTMMVFGQMNEPPGARMRVALTGLTMAEYFRDQGQDVLLFIDNIFRFVQAGSEVSALLGRMPSQVGYQPTLESEMGQLQERITSTRQGSVTSVQAIYVPADDLTDPAPASVFAHLNATTTLSRGIAEKGIYPAVDPLDSTSTILKPDILGEEHYTVANQVKSILQRYKELQDIIAILGIDELSDEDKVTVQRARKIERFLSQPFNVAEQFTGTPGAYVPIAETIRSFQEILNGDHDDLPESAFLLKGTIDDVVAAAKGNK from the coding sequence ATGGAAGCCAGCACCACCGAGCGCCCGACGGGCGCGGAGACGGGCGCGAAGAACGTCGGCCGGATCGAGGAGATCCAGGGCGTCGTCATCGAGGCCGTCTTCCCCGACAAGCTCCCGAACATCTACAACGCGATCCGCGTCAAGCTCCCCGAGGCCGCGAAGGCCGAGGAGGGCGTGTCCGGTGAGGCCGGCGCAGAGTGGCTCGTCTGCGAGGTGCAGCAGCACCTCGGCGACGACCGCGTCCGCGCGGTCGCCATGGACACCACCGACGGCCTCGCCCGTGGGTTGGAGATCGAGGACACCGGCGGCCCGATCGCCGTGCCGGTCGGCGAGGAGACGCTCGGCCGCATCTTCAACGTCCTCGGCGACGTCATCGACCAGAAGGAAGAGGTCAGGACCAAGGAGCGTTGGGGCATCCACCGCCCGGCTCCGACGGTCGAGGACCTGACCCCGACGACCGAGATGTTCGAGACGGGCATCAAGGTCATCGACCTGCTCGCCCCGTACGCCAAGGGCGGCAAGGTCGGCCTGTTCGGCGGCGCCGGCGTGGGCAAGACGGTCCTGATCCAGGAGCTGATCCACAACCTGGCGTCCGAGCACGGCGGCCTGTCGGCCTTCTGCGGCGTCGGTGAGCGTTCCCGCGAGGGCAACGACCTGTGGCTGGAGATGACGGAGTCCGGCGTCATCGACAAGACCATGATGGTCTTCGGCCAGATGAACGAGCCGCCCGGCGCGCGTATGCGCGTCGCGCTGACCGGCCTGACGATGGCGGAGTACTTCCGCGACCAGGGCCAGGACGTGCTGTTGTTCATCGACAACATCTTCCGGTTCGTGCAGGCCGGCTCCGAGGTCTCCGCGCTTCTGGGCCGCATGCCGTCGCAGGTCGGCTACCAGCCGACGCTGGAGTCCGAGATGGGCCAGCTGCAGGAGCGCATCACCTCGACGCGCCAGGGCTCGGTCACCTCGGTCCAGGCGATCTACGTCCCGGCGGACGACCTCACCGACCCGGCTCCGGCCTCGGTGTTCGCGCACCTCAACGCCACGACGACGCTGTCGCGTGGCATCGCCGAGAAGGGCATCTACCCGGCGGTCGACCCGCTGGACTCGACGTCCACGATCCTCAAGCCGGACATCCTCGGCGAGGAGCACTACACGGTCGCCAACCAGGTCAAGTCGATCCTGCAGCGCTACAAGGAGCTGCAGGACATCATCGCGATCCTCGGCATCGACGAGCTCTCCGACGAGGACAAGGTCACCGTGCAGCGCGCCCGTAAGATCGAGCGCTTCCTGTCGCAGCCGTTCAACGTCGCCGAGCAGTTCACCGGCACGCCGGGCGCGTACGTCCCGATCGCCGAGACGATCCGCTCGTTCCAGGAGATCCTGAACGGCGACCACGACGACCTGCCGGAGTCGGCGTTCCTGCTCAAGGGCACGATCGACGACGTCGTCGCGGCGGCCAAGGGCAACAAGTAG
- the atpC gene encoding ATP synthase F1 subunit epsilon: MARTTFTAEVLTPDGEVFNDEVEMVSTRTSVGSIGILANHTPLLGMLEPTELRLYKSESDVVRLAQGEGYVQVADGRVLILVEEATDPSSLDVGTLRDKLATAERELEQAEEGTEAARVAARDRRRTEAFLRMAEGGTPEH, encoded by the coding sequence GTGGCTCGCACCACGTTCACCGCTGAGGTCCTGACGCCCGACGGCGAGGTCTTCAACGACGAGGTCGAGATGGTCTCGACCCGCACGTCGGTGGGCTCGATCGGCATCCTGGCCAACCACACCCCGTTGTTGGGGATGTTGGAGCCGACGGAGCTGCGCCTGTACAAGAGCGAGTCGGACGTCGTCCGGCTCGCCCAGGGCGAGGGCTACGTCCAGGTCGCCGACGGCCGCGTGCTGATCCTCGTCGAGGAGGCGACCGACCCGTCGTCCCTCGACGTCGGCACGCTCCGCGACAAGCTGGCCACCGCCGAGCGCGAGCTCGAGCAGGCCGAGGAAGGCACCGAAGCCGCCCGCGTCGCCGCCCGCGACAGGCGCCGCACCGAGGCCTTCCTGCGGATGGCCGAAGGCGGCACGCCGGAGCACTAG